The Urbifossiella limnaea genome has a window encoding:
- a CDS encoding methyltransferase — protein MPPPPNAVLFQLIAGKWIAQALSVVARFRVADHLAAGPKTATELAALTGTHTGHLYRVLRALASVGVLDESADMRFALTAVGEYLRGDVPGSMRAVATYCCDPWSWKPWGDLAETVRSGTPAFDRMFGQGVFDYLSQHPDEFATFNEGMTGFSAAESAAAVKAYDFRGYGTIADVGGGHGLLLTTILKADPDSRGVVFDLPGVVDGAAPTIAAAGLAGRCATHAGSFFDTAPAADLHVMKHIIHDWNDEKATQILRRCRAAVHPGGKLVLIEMVIPAAGGDPMGKLLDLEMMVLCDGKERTEAEYAALLAGAGYRLTRVVPTESPACVLEAEPV, from the coding sequence ATGCCGCCGCCGCCGAACGCCGTCCTGTTCCAGCTGATTGCCGGGAAGTGGATCGCCCAGGCTCTCTCCGTCGTGGCCCGCTTCCGCGTCGCCGACCACCTCGCCGCCGGGCCGAAGACCGCGACCGAGCTCGCCGCCCTCACCGGCACCCACACCGGTCACCTGTACCGCGTCCTCCGCGCCCTCGCCTCCGTGGGGGTGCTCGACGAATCGGCGGACATGCGGTTCGCCCTCACGGCGGTCGGCGAGTACCTCCGCGGCGACGTGCCCGGCTCGATGCGGGCGGTCGCCACCTACTGCTGCGACCCGTGGAGCTGGAAGCCGTGGGGCGACCTCGCGGAGACCGTCCGCAGCGGCACCCCCGCGTTCGACCGCATGTTCGGCCAGGGCGTGTTCGACTACCTGTCACAACACCCGGACGAGTTCGCCACGTTCAACGAAGGGATGACCGGCTTCTCCGCCGCCGAGTCGGCCGCGGCCGTGAAGGCCTACGACTTCCGCGGCTACGGCACCATCGCCGACGTGGGGGGCGGCCACGGCCTCCTGCTCACCACCATCCTTAAGGCGGACCCGGACAGCCGCGGCGTCGTGTTCGACCTGCCGGGCGTCGTCGACGGTGCGGCCCCGACCATCGCTGCGGCCGGGCTGGCCGGCCGGTGTGCCACGCATGCCGGCAGCTTCTTCGACACCGCTCCCGCGGCCGACCTCCACGTGATGAAGCACATCATCCACGACTGGAACGACGAGAAGGCGACACAGATTCTCCGCCGCTGCCGTGCCGCGGTCCACCCGGGCGGGAAGCTCGTGCTGATCGAGATGGTCATACCCGCGGCCGGCGGCGACCCGATGGGGAAGCTGCTCGACCTGGAGATGATGGTGCTGTGCGACGGCAAGGAGCGTACGGAGGCCGAGTACGCCGCGCTCCTCGCCGGCGCCGGCTACCGGCTGACGCGGGTGGTGCCGACCGAGTCGCCGGCGTGCGTGCTGGAGGCCGAACCGGTTTGA